One part of the Apus apus isolate bApuApu2 chromosome 11, bApuApu2.pri.cur, whole genome shotgun sequence genome encodes these proteins:
- the NFAT5 gene encoding nuclear factor of activated T-cells 5 isoform X2 yields the protein MPSDFISLLSADLDLESPKSLYSKESVYDLLPKELQLPPPRETSVASMSQTSGGEAGSPPPAVVAADASSAPSSSSMGGACSSFTTSSSPTIYSTSVTDSKAMQVESCSSAVGVSTRGVSDKQLTSNTAQQQQSTPKRHTVLYISPPPEDLLDNSRMSCQDEGCGLESEQSCSMWMEDSPSNFSNMSTSSYNDNTEVPRKSRKRNPKQRPGIKRRDCEESNMDIFDADSAKAPHYVLSQLSTDSKGNSKAGNGASENQKGGGGKKTPMLCGQYPTKSEGKELKIVVQPETQHRARYLTEGSRGSVKDRTQQGFPTVKLEGHNEPVVLQVFVGNDSGRVKPHGFYQACRVTGRNTTPCKEVDIEGTTVIEVGLEPSNNMTLAVDCVGILKLRNADVEARIGIAGSKKKSTRARLVFRVNIARKDGSTLTLQTPSSPILCTQPAGVPEILKKSLHSCSVKGEEEVFLIGKNFLKGTKVIFQENVSDENSWKAEAEIDMELFHQNHLIVKVPPYHDQQITSAVSVGIYVVTNAGRSHDVQPFTYTPDTSGTLNVNVKKEISSPAQHCSFEEAIKAKATGCNLEKVNILPSALITPLMPSSMIKNEDVAPMEVSAEKRSPPVFKASSVVGPTQQTLENSMSGISTSASHLPSETENQQQMQPKVYNPETLTTIQTQDISQPGSFSAVSTPGQLQNSDALLQQAAQFQTRDSQTREVLQSDGTVVTLSQLSDASQQPQPTLSEPAQALQQQISSSIFSSASGVSQLQNTIQQLQAGNFPTNTATGSSRNVDLVQQVLEAQQQLSSVLFSGSDSSEDVQDQLNADIFQQVSQIQNSVNSGIFSSSDTAVHSRPENLLPGRAENVHSQPENTLSNQQQQQQQQAMETSAAMVIGIQQNICQTATQMQSDLFSSTSSGNAALQQSPVYQQASHIMGGLSTTEDMQMQCELFSSSPGVSGSEATPTAQQQVSNNGPAMFQASGSADGEEASGQSKQMQSTVFQTMVQMQHSGESQSQVNLFSSTKNMMTVQGGGTQQQGAGLFQQGGEIMSIQSGTFMQQSPHSQAQLFHSQNPIGDAQNISQEAQGSIFHSPNSIVHNQTSTNSSDQLQPPMFHSQNAMGVLQSSSVPQDQQPANMFLSQSSMSNPATQEEQMSFFTSPNSISPLQTATNTEQQTSFQQQTQMSHMQSSMLPQEQPQTQPAQQGLFQSQVSLGSMQSSSIPQNQQGALFQPQHSIVAIQSSPPSQEQQQQQQNMMFSNQNAMGTIASQKQNMIFNPNQNPVTNQEQQGQSIFHPQTNMASMNQEQQPMQFQSQTTVSSLQNPGSSQAEAQQPAIFHNSPQIQLVQGSPSSQEQQVTLFISSASMSALQNSMSQQELQQSPMYSSQNSMAGMQGAASPPQQQASLFHSTAGGAINQLQNSPASSQQTSGIFLFGIQNNCGQLLTSGPGTLPEELMAISQPGQPQGEGQAAVPALLSQQISETPPLPSAMATNQNMEKIDDLLVSLQSQGNNMAGSF from the exons ATGcttcttcagctccttcctcttcctccatgGGCGGTGCTTGCAGCTCCTTTACCACCTCTTCCAGTCCTACCATTTACTCTACCTCAGTCACCGACAGCAAGGCTATGCAAGTGgagagctgctcctcagccgTGGGGGTAAGTACCCGAGGGGTAAGTGACAAGCAGTTAACCAGtaacacagcccagcagcagcagtcaaCGCCGAAGAGACACACAGTCCTGTACATCTCGCCACCACCTGAGGACTTGCTGGACAACAGTCGGATGTCCTGCCAGGATGAGGGCTGTGGATTGGagtcagagcagagctgcagtatGTGGATGGAGGATTCACCCTCCAACTTCAGTAACATGAGTACCAGTTCCTACAATGATAACACTGAGGTGCCACGTAAATCACGCAAACGAAATCCAAAGCAGAGGCCAGGGATCAAACGCCGAGATTGTGAAGAGTCCAACATGGATATATTTGATGCCGACAGTGCCAAAGCGCCTCACTATGTCCTTTCTCAGCTCAGCACGGACAGCAAAGGCAACTCAAAAGCAGGAAATGG AGCATCAGAGAACCAGAAAGGAGGTGGAGGGAAGAAGACCCCCATGTTGTGTGGTCAGTACCCGACCAAGAGCGAGGGGAAGGAGCTGAAGATTGTGGTACAGCCAGAAACCCAGCACAGGGCTCGGTACCTGACCGAGGGCAGCCGGGGCTCGGTGAAGGACCGGACACAGCAGGGCTTTCCCACTGTCAAG CTGGAAGGGCACAACGAGCCGGTGGTGCTGCAGGTGTTCGTGGGCAACGACTCCGGGCGAGTGAAGCCGCACGGGTTCTACCAGGCCTGCAGGGTCACTGGGAGGAACACGACTCCCTGCAAAGAGGTGGACATTGAGGGGACAACAGTTATTGAGGTGGGACTGGAACCCAGCAACAATATGACACTTGC GGTTGATTGCGTGGGAATACTGAAGCTGAGAAACGCTGATGTTGAAGCTAGGATAGGGATTGCTGgctccaagaaaaaaagcacacgTGCTAGGCTGGTCTTTCGTGTTAATATCGCTCGCAAAGATGGTTCAACTTTGACTCTTCAGACACCTTCTTCCCCAATTTTGTGCA CTCAACCAGCAGGAGTTCCAGAGATCCTAAAGAAAAGTCTGCACAGTTGTTCGGTGAAGGGTGAAGAGGAAGTTTTCCTGATTGGCAAGAACTTTCTAAAGGGAACAAAAGTGATTTTCCAAGAGAATGTTTCTG ATGAGAATTCTTGGAAGGCAGAAGCTGAAATAGACATGGAATTATTTCATCAG aatcACCTTATTGTGAAGGTGCCACCATATCATGACCAGCAAATAACCTCAGCTGTTTCTGTGGGAATATACGTGGTGACCAATGCTGGAAGATCACACGATGTGCAGCCATTTACATACACTCCAGATACAT CTGGTACTCTGAATGTTAATGTGAAGAAGGAAatctccagcccagcccaacATTGTTCTTTTGAAGAGGCTATAAAAG caaaggccACTGGTTGTAACCTGGAGAAGGTGAACATTCTTCCTAGTGCCTTGATAACTCCACTCATGCCAAGCAGTATGATAAAGAATGAAGATGTGGCTCCCATGGAAGTAAGTGCAGAAAAAAGATCTCCCCCTGTCTTCAAG GCTTCAAGTGTGGTTGGACCAACTCAACAAACATTGGAAAACAGTATGTCTGGCATATCAACTTCTGCTTCCCATTTACCCTCTGAAActgaaaaccagcaacaaaTGCAGCCGAAGGTTTATAATCCAGAGACACTAACTACAATCCAAACACAGGACATTTCCCAGCCTGGGAGCTTCTCTGCAGTCTCTACTCCAGGTCAGCTGCAGAACAGTGATGCATTATTGCAGCAAGCTGCACAGTTCCAAACAAGGGATTCCCAAACCAGGGAGGTCTTGCAGTCAGATGGCACAGTGGTGACTTTGTCACAATTAAGTGATGcatcccagcagccacagccaacCCTCTCAGAGCCTGCacaggccctgcagcagcagatttcATCAAGCATTTTCTCCTCAGCGAGCGGTGTCAGTCAGCTGCAGAACACTatacagcagctgcaggctggaaaTTTTCCAACTAACACTGCCACTGGCAGCAGTAGGAACGTTGACTTGGTGCAACAGGTATTGGAAGCTCAGCAGCAGttatcttctgttttgttttctggctcAGACAGCAGTGAGGATGTTCAGGACCAGCTAAATGCAGACATCTTTCAGCAAGTGAGCCAGATACAGAACAGTGTCAATTCTGGGATATTTTCCTCCTCAGACACAGCTGTCCATTCCAGACCAGAGAACCTGCTGCCTGGACGAGCTGAAAATGTTCACTCCCAGCCTGAAAACACCTTGTCCaatcaacagcagcagcagcagcaacaggccATGGAGACTTCTGCAGCAATGGTGATAGGAATCCAACAGAACATCTGCCAAACTGCAACACAGATGCAGTCTGATTTGTTCTCCTCAACAAGTTCAGGGAATGCAGCCCTCCAGCAGTCACCTGTTTACCAGCAGGCTTCTCACATAATGGGTGGGTTATCAACAACTGAAGACATGCAGATGCAGTGTGAATTGTTCTCTTCATCTCCTGGTGTTTCTGGAAGTGAGGCTACTCCtactgctcagcagcaggtcTCCAACAATGGACCTGCTATGTTTCAGGCATCAGGTTCTGCAGATGGAGAAGAAGCTTCAGGGCAGAGTAAGCAGATGCAGAGTACTGTGTTTCAGACCATGGTTCAGATGCAGCACAGTGGAGAAAGTCAGTCACAAGTTAATCTCTTTTCATCTACCAAAAACATGATGActgtgcaggggggtggaactcAGCAGCAAGGAGCTGGTCTGTTCCAGCAAGGTGGAGAAATCATGTCTATTCAGTCAGGAACCTTTATGCAGCAGTCTCCACATTCACAAGCTCAGCTTTTTCACTCTCAGAATCCTATTGGTGATGCTCAGAATATATCACAGGAAGCACAAGGCTCGATTTTTCACAGTCCAAATTCCATTGTGCACAACCAGACCAGTACCAACTCCTCAgaccagctgcagcctcccatGTTCCACTCCCAGAATGCCATGGGGGTACTACAGAGCTCTTCAGTTCCTCAAGACCAGCAGCCTGCCAACATGTTTCTTTCCCAGAGTTCCATGAGCAACCCTGCAACTCAGGAAGAACAGATGTCATTCTTTACAAGCCCAAATTCCATCTCTCCTCTCCAGACAGCAACGAACACTGAGCAGCAGActtctttccagcagcagaCACAGATGTCTCACATGCAGAGTTCTATGCTTCCCCAAGAACAGCCCCAGACTCAGCCTGCTCAGCAAGGTTTGTTTCAGTCTCAAGTGTCATTAGGCTCCATGCAGTCCAGTTCAATTCCCCAAAACCAGCAGGGAGCTCTCTTCCAGCCTCAGCATTCCATAGTTGCTATTCAGAGCAGTCCTCCATcgcaagagcagcagcagcagcaacagaacaTGATGTTCAGTAACCAGAATGCAATGGGTACAATTGCTTCTCAAAAGCAGAACATGATTTTCAATCCAAATCAAAACCCAGTCACCAATCAGGAGCAACAAGGCCAGTCCATTTTCCATCCACAGACTAACATGGCATCGATgaaccaggagcagcagcctaTGCAGTTCCAGAGTCAGACCACAGTGTCTTCTCTTCAGAATCCTGGATCCAGCCAGGCTGAAGCACAGCAGCCAGCCATCTTCCACAACTCCCCCCAGATTCAGCTGGTCCAAGGGTCGCCAAGTTCTCAAGAGCAACAAGTCACCCTCTTCATCTCCTCAGCTTCCATGTCTGCCTTGCAGAACAGCATGAGccagcaagagctgcagcagtctCCCATGTACTCTTCTCAGAACAGCATGGCAGGAATGCAgggagctgcttctcctcctcagCAACAAGCATCTCTattccacagcacagcaggagggGCCATCAACCAGCTGCAGAATTCTCCTGCTTCATCTCAGCAAACATCAGGAATATTCCTGTTTGGCATCCAAAACA
- the NFAT5 gene encoding nuclear factor of activated T-cells 5 isoform X6, whose product MLCGQYPTKSEGKELKIVVQPETQHRARYLTEGSRGSVKDRTQQGFPTVKLEGHNEPVVLQVFVGNDSGRVKPHGFYQACRVTGRNTTPCKEVDIEGTTVIEVGLEPSNNMTLAVDCVGILKLRNADVEARIGIAGSKKKSTRARLVFRVNIARKDGSTLTLQTPSSPILCTQPAGVPEILKKSLHSCSVKGEEEVFLIGKNFLKGTKVIFQENVSDENSWKAEAEIDMELFHQNHLIVKVPPYHDQQITSAVSVGIYVVTNAGRSHDVQPFTYTPDTSGTLNVNVKKEISSPAQHCSFEEAIKAAKATGCNLEKVNILPSALITPLMPSSMIKNEDVAPMEVSAEKRSPPVFKASSVVGPTQQTLENSMSGISTSASHLPSETENQQQMQPKVYNPETLTTIQTQDISQPGSFSAVSTPGQLQNSDALLQQAAQFQTRDSQTREVLQSDGTVVTLSQLSDASQQPQPTLSEPAQALQQQISSSIFSSASGVSQLQNTIQQLQAGNFPTNTATGSSRNVDLVQQVLEAQQQLSSVLFSGSDSSEDVQDQLNADIFQQVSQIQNSVNSGIFSSSDTAVHSRPENLLPGRAENVHSQPENTLSNQQQQQQQQAMETSAAMVIGIQQNICQTATQMQSDLFSSTSSGNAALQQSPVYQQASHIMGGLSTTEDMQMQCELFSSSPGVSGSEATPTAQQQVSNNGPAMFQASGSADGEEASGQSKQMQSTVFQTMVQMQHSGESQSQVNLFSSTKNMMTVQGGGTQQQGAGLFQQGGEIMSIQSGTFMQQSPHSQAQLFHSQNPIGDAQNISQEAQGSIFHSPNSIVHNQTSTNSSDQLQPPMFHSQNAMGVLQSSSVPQDQQPANMFLSQSSMSNPATQEEQMSFFTSPNSISPLQTATNTEQQTSFQQQTQMSHMQSSMLPQEQPQTQPAQQGLFQSQVSLGSMQSSSIPQNQQGALFQPQHSIVAIQSSPPSQEQQQQQQNMMFSNQNAMGTIASQKQNMIFNPNQNPVTNQEQQGQSIFHPQTNMASMNQEQQPMQFQSQTTVSSLQNPGSSQAEAQQPAIFHNSPQIQLVQGSPSSQEQQVTLFISSASMSALQNSMSQQELQQSPMYSSQNSMAGMQGAASPPQQQASLFHSTAGGAINQLQNSPASSQQTSGIFLFGIQNNCGQLLTSGPGTLPEELMAISQPGQPQGEGQAAVPALLSQQISETPPLPSAMATNQNMEKIDDLLVSLQSQGNNMAGSF is encoded by the exons ATGTTGTGTGGTCAGTACCCGACCAAGAGCGAGGGGAAGGAGCTGAAGATTGTGGTACAGCCAGAAACCCAGCACAGGGCTCGGTACCTGACCGAGGGCAGCCGGGGCTCGGTGAAGGACCGGACACAGCAGGGCTTTCCCACTGTCAAG CTGGAAGGGCACAACGAGCCGGTGGTGCTGCAGGTGTTCGTGGGCAACGACTCCGGGCGAGTGAAGCCGCACGGGTTCTACCAGGCCTGCAGGGTCACTGGGAGGAACACGACTCCCTGCAAAGAGGTGGACATTGAGGGGACAACAGTTATTGAGGTGGGACTGGAACCCAGCAACAATATGACACTTGC GGTTGATTGCGTGGGAATACTGAAGCTGAGAAACGCTGATGTTGAAGCTAGGATAGGGATTGCTGgctccaagaaaaaaagcacacgTGCTAGGCTGGTCTTTCGTGTTAATATCGCTCGCAAAGATGGTTCAACTTTGACTCTTCAGACACCTTCTTCCCCAATTTTGTGCA CTCAACCAGCAGGAGTTCCAGAGATCCTAAAGAAAAGTCTGCACAGTTGTTCGGTGAAGGGTGAAGAGGAAGTTTTCCTGATTGGCAAGAACTTTCTAAAGGGAACAAAAGTGATTTTCCAAGAGAATGTTTCTG ATGAGAATTCTTGGAAGGCAGAAGCTGAAATAGACATGGAATTATTTCATCAG aatcACCTTATTGTGAAGGTGCCACCATATCATGACCAGCAAATAACCTCAGCTGTTTCTGTGGGAATATACGTGGTGACCAATGCTGGAAGATCACACGATGTGCAGCCATTTACATACACTCCAGATACAT CTGGTACTCTGAATGTTAATGTGAAGAAGGAAatctccagcccagcccaacATTGTTCTTTTGAAGAGGCTATAAAAG cagcaaaggccACTGGTTGTAACCTGGAGAAGGTGAACATTCTTCCTAGTGCCTTGATAACTCCACTCATGCCAAGCAGTATGATAAAGAATGAAGATGTGGCTCCCATGGAAGTAAGTGCAGAAAAAAGATCTCCCCCTGTCTTCAAG GCTTCAAGTGTGGTTGGACCAACTCAACAAACATTGGAAAACAGTATGTCTGGCATATCAACTTCTGCTTCCCATTTACCCTCTGAAActgaaaaccagcaacaaaTGCAGCCGAAGGTTTATAATCCAGAGACACTAACTACAATCCAAACACAGGACATTTCCCAGCCTGGGAGCTTCTCTGCAGTCTCTACTCCAGGTCAGCTGCAGAACAGTGATGCATTATTGCAGCAAGCTGCACAGTTCCAAACAAGGGATTCCCAAACCAGGGAGGTCTTGCAGTCAGATGGCACAGTGGTGACTTTGTCACAATTAAGTGATGcatcccagcagccacagccaacCCTCTCAGAGCCTGCacaggccctgcagcagcagatttcATCAAGCATTTTCTCCTCAGCGAGCGGTGTCAGTCAGCTGCAGAACACTatacagcagctgcaggctggaaaTTTTCCAACTAACACTGCCACTGGCAGCAGTAGGAACGTTGACTTGGTGCAACAGGTATTGGAAGCTCAGCAGCAGttatcttctgttttgttttctggctcAGACAGCAGTGAGGATGTTCAGGACCAGCTAAATGCAGACATCTTTCAGCAAGTGAGCCAGATACAGAACAGTGTCAATTCTGGGATATTTTCCTCCTCAGACACAGCTGTCCATTCCAGACCAGAGAACCTGCTGCCTGGACGAGCTGAAAATGTTCACTCCCAGCCTGAAAACACCTTGTCCaatcaacagcagcagcagcagcaacaggccATGGAGACTTCTGCAGCAATGGTGATAGGAATCCAACAGAACATCTGCCAAACTGCAACACAGATGCAGTCTGATTTGTTCTCCTCAACAAGTTCAGGGAATGCAGCCCTCCAGCAGTCACCTGTTTACCAGCAGGCTTCTCACATAATGGGTGGGTTATCAACAACTGAAGACATGCAGATGCAGTGTGAATTGTTCTCTTCATCTCCTGGTGTTTCTGGAAGTGAGGCTACTCCtactgctcagcagcaggtcTCCAACAATGGACCTGCTATGTTTCAGGCATCAGGTTCTGCAGATGGAGAAGAAGCTTCAGGGCAGAGTAAGCAGATGCAGAGTACTGTGTTTCAGACCATGGTTCAGATGCAGCACAGTGGAGAAAGTCAGTCACAAGTTAATCTCTTTTCATCTACCAAAAACATGATGActgtgcaggggggtggaactcAGCAGCAAGGAGCTGGTCTGTTCCAGCAAGGTGGAGAAATCATGTCTATTCAGTCAGGAACCTTTATGCAGCAGTCTCCACATTCACAAGCTCAGCTTTTTCACTCTCAGAATCCTATTGGTGATGCTCAGAATATATCACAGGAAGCACAAGGCTCGATTTTTCACAGTCCAAATTCCATTGTGCACAACCAGACCAGTACCAACTCCTCAgaccagctgcagcctcccatGTTCCACTCCCAGAATGCCATGGGGGTACTACAGAGCTCTTCAGTTCCTCAAGACCAGCAGCCTGCCAACATGTTTCTTTCCCAGAGTTCCATGAGCAACCCTGCAACTCAGGAAGAACAGATGTCATTCTTTACAAGCCCAAATTCCATCTCTCCTCTCCAGACAGCAACGAACACTGAGCAGCAGActtctttccagcagcagaCACAGATGTCTCACATGCAGAGTTCTATGCTTCCCCAAGAACAGCCCCAGACTCAGCCTGCTCAGCAAGGTTTGTTTCAGTCTCAAGTGTCATTAGGCTCCATGCAGTCCAGTTCAATTCCCCAAAACCAGCAGGGAGCTCTCTTCCAGCCTCAGCATTCCATAGTTGCTATTCAGAGCAGTCCTCCATcgcaagagcagcagcagcagcaacagaacaTGATGTTCAGTAACCAGAATGCAATGGGTACAATTGCTTCTCAAAAGCAGAACATGATTTTCAATCCAAATCAAAACCCAGTCACCAATCAGGAGCAACAAGGCCAGTCCATTTTCCATCCACAGACTAACATGGCATCGATgaaccaggagcagcagcctaTGCAGTTCCAGAGTCAGACCACAGTGTCTTCTCTTCAGAATCCTGGATCCAGCCAGGCTGAAGCACAGCAGCCAGCCATCTTCCACAACTCCCCCCAGATTCAGCTGGTCCAAGGGTCGCCAAGTTCTCAAGAGCAACAAGTCACCCTCTTCATCTCCTCAGCTTCCATGTCTGCCTTGCAGAACAGCATGAGccagcaagagctgcagcagtctCCCATGTACTCTTCTCAGAACAGCATGGCAGGAATGCAgggagctgcttctcctcctcagCAACAAGCATCTCTattccacagcacagcaggagggGCCATCAACCAGCTGCAGAATTCTCCTGCTTCATCTCAGCAAACATCAGGAATATTCCTGTTTGGCATCCAAAACA